A window from Photobacterium sp. DA100 encodes these proteins:
- a CDS encoding TRAP transporter small permease → MLRTIEKALNIVTTPLSRLLRHVAGILLLLMTAIVVAQVLFRYVFNIPLSWTDETSRFLMIYMTYLCLPFVYLADKNIAMTFLTEILEKKAPRVYSFLLLLGHISAMLVFTVWITFGWNFFQTGSVMADSLPIPMYYVYIMPPVMMAVTMLYALQKSIASIRGMLGDFEDVSKTSQTAEMLESGKPVEDSDDTEQLELKPAA, encoded by the coding sequence ATGCTGCGTACTATTGAGAAAGCATTGAATATTGTGACAACACCCTTATCACGCCTGTTGCGTCATGTTGCCGGAATATTACTCTTATTAATGACAGCCATTGTTGTTGCCCAGGTTTTATTTCGCTACGTATTTAATATTCCTCTAAGCTGGACTGATGAAACTTCCCGATTCTTAATGATCTATATGACTTATCTGTGTTTACCTTTTGTGTATTTAGCCGATAAAAATATAGCCATGACCTTCCTGACAGAAATATTAGAGAAAAAAGCACCACGTGTTTATTCCTTCTTATTATTGCTAGGTCATATCTCTGCCATGCTGGTTTTCACCGTGTGGATCACCTTTGGTTGGAACTTCTTCCAAACTGGCTCTGTGATGGCCGATAGCCTGCCTATCCCGATGTATTACGTGTATATCATGCCGCCGGTAATGATGGCAGTCACCATGCTCTATGCCTTACAAAAAAGTATTGCCTCTATTCGCGGTATGCTGGGCGATTTTGAGGATGTTTCAAAAACAAGCCAAACAGCAGAAATGCTCGAATCTGGCAAGCCTGTAGAAGATTCGGATGATACCGAACAACTTGAATTAAAACCTGCGGCGTAA
- a CDS encoding TRAP transporter large permease, with the protein MVSPIFLLYFLVLLIIGVPVLFTLGLSPIITLFQNEQMLFANMLYQRLYSGLDSFLLLALPFFMLAGECMTAGGITPRIIAFAQTMVQHLRGGLGHVVILAATIFGALTGSAVAATSAIGGMLIPEMKKYKYDAGYSAALTAAATVLGNIIPPSGIMLIYAFVMNTSVAAMFLAGVTPGIIFCIGLMIMNRYQIRKYPAVQPMERAPAMERRQAFKLAILPLMTPVIILGGIYGGIFTPTEAAAVAVAYAIVVSLYIIRATNVKATYALFAKVAVNAASILIIVAAASGFASLISLSGVSSMVADFMNGITDNPYLLFAIINVLLFIIGMFLDAGPAILIFAPIFAPIMISAGIDPVHFGVVMCANLSIGLATPPMGLVLFVASGVSKVSVAEISKKIIPFLMVEVALIFLISCFPQLVIGLPQLFGIM; encoded by the coding sequence ATGGTTTCTCCAATCTTCCTGTTATATTTCCTAGTCTTACTTATTATTGGTGTGCCGGTATTATTTACCCTTGGTTTGTCACCAATTATTACCCTGTTCCAAAATGAACAGATGCTATTTGCCAATATGCTGTACCAGCGCCTTTATTCTGGCTTGGATAGCTTCTTACTGCTGGCGCTACCGTTTTTTATGTTGGCCGGCGAATGTATGACGGCGGGTGGTATTACCCCACGCATTATCGCGTTTGCCCAAACCATGGTTCAGCATCTTCGCGGTGGCCTAGGGCATGTGGTCATTCTGGCGGCAACCATCTTCGGTGCCTTGACGGGCTCAGCCGTTGCCGCCACGTCTGCTATCGGTGGCATGCTGATCCCCGAGATGAAGAAGTATAAGTATGATGCTGGCTATTCGGCAGCGTTGACCGCGGCGGCGACGGTACTGGGTAACATTATTCCACCGTCAGGTATCATGCTTATCTATGCCTTTGTGATGAACACCTCTGTGGCGGCGATGTTCCTGGCAGGCGTCACACCGGGCATCATCTTCTGTATTGGTTTGATGATCATGAACCGTTACCAGATCCGCAAGTACCCAGCGGTTCAGCCCATGGAGCGAGCGCCAGCGATGGAGCGCCGTCAGGCATTCAAACTGGCGATCCTGCCCCTGATGACTCCAGTGATTATCCTGGGTGGCATCTATGGCGGGATCTTTACCCCGACAGAGGCTGCCGCAGTAGCCGTTGCCTACGCCATCGTGGTTTCGCTTTACATTATTCGCGCAACCAATGTGAAAGCGACCTACGCCTTGTTTGCCAAGGTCGCGGTCAACGCCGCATCAATTCTGATTATCGTTGCAGCAGCGAGTGGTTTTGCCTCATTGATCAGCCTGTCTGGCGTGTCCAGCATGGTTGCAGACTTCATGAATGGCATTACCGACAATCCGTATCTCCTGTTCGCGATTATCAATGTGCTGCTGTTTATCATCGGTATGTTCCTTGATGCTGGCCCGGCCATCCTGATTTTTGCGCCAATCTTTGCCCCAATCATGATCAGTGCTGGTATCGATCCTGTTCACTTCGGTGTCGTGATGTGTGCAAACCTGTCAATTGGTTTGGCGACGCCACCAATGGGATTGGTACTGTTCGTTGCATCGGGCGTATCCAAAGTCTCGGTGGCGGAAATCTCGAAGAAAATTATCCCTTTCCTAATGGTTGAAGTGGCATTGATTTTCTTGATTTCCTGCTTCCCACAGTTGGTGATCGGTTTACCTCAACTGTTCGGCATTATGTAG